One genomic segment of Gottschalkia acidurici 9a includes these proteins:
- a CDS encoding LiaF transmembrane domain-containing protein: MKKERIFFGILLILGGIFLVISKLGYFPDVNVFSLLLTVFLVVVIVKSILRINFAGILFPIAFICIIYDKQLGITNITPWTVLIAALLGSIGFSMIFHKPNKWTKIENNTEDYKFEKIDIEDESHVIFKNSFGASIKYINTDSFEQADFNCSFGAMKVYFDNAIMLNDNAIVSINASFSGIELYIPKTWNVNDKTNVFLGAISEKNKNDKTTTSTLTLVGDINFAGVEIIYI; the protein is encoded by the coding sequence ATGAAAAAAGAGAGGATTTTCTTTGGAATTTTACTTATACTAGGAGGAATTTTCTTAGTTATAAGTAAGCTTGGATACTTTCCAGATGTAAATGTGTTTAGCTTATTGCTAACAGTTTTTTTAGTAGTAGTTATTGTAAAAAGTATTCTTCGTATTAATTTTGCAGGTATTTTATTTCCTATTGCATTTATTTGTATAATATATGACAAACAATTAGGGATTACAAATATTACACCTTGGACTGTATTAATTGCAGCCCTACTTGGTAGTATTGGTTTCTCTATGATCTTTCATAAACCTAATAAATGGACTAAGATTGAGAATAATACTGAAGATTATAAATTTGAAAAAATTGATATAGAGGACGAAAGTCATGTTATATTTAAAAATTCATTTGGCGCTAGTATAAAATATATAAATACAGATAGTTTTGAACAAGCAGATTTTAATTGTTCTTTTGGAGCCATGAAGGTGTATTTTGATAATGCAATTATGCTTAATGATAATGCTATAGTTAGTATTAATGCTTCTTTTTCAGGAATAGAACTATATATACCAAAAACTTGGAATGTAAATGATAAAACTAATGTATTTTTAGGCGCTATTAGTGAAAAAAACAAGAATGATAAAACAACAACGAGTACTCTAACATTAGTTGGTGATATTAATTTTGCAGGAGTAGAAATAATTTATATCTAG
- a CDS encoding LytTR family DNA-binding domain-containing protein encodes MKIRIEIDSKIKESEVIIRCNELSEDVKNIQTILSDMLSHKKHITFYRDDTEYYISLEKILFFETESNGICAHTIDNIYSVKYKLYELEEVLPGYFMRVSKSTILNTNHIYSITRKLSSSSKVEFQNTHKQVYVSRYYYKPLKIKLLEKRK; translated from the coding sequence ATGAAAATAAGAATTGAAATAGATAGTAAAATTAAAGAAAGTGAAGTTATTATTAGGTGCAACGAACTAAGTGAAGATGTTAAAAATATTCAGACTATACTTAGTGATATGTTATCACACAAGAAACATATCACATTTTACAGAGACGATACTGAGTATTATATTTCACTGGAGAAGATTTTATTTTTCGAAACTGAAAGCAATGGGATTTGTGCACATACCATTGATAATATATATAGTGTAAAATATAAACTTTATGAACTTGAAGAAGTTTTGCCAGGATATTTTATGAGAGTTTCAAAATCAACAATTCTAAATACAAATCATATTTACTCCATAACACGAAAATTATCATCCTCAAGTAAGGTTGAGTTTCAGAATACTCATAAACAGGTATATGTTTCAAGGTATTATTATAAGCCATTAAAAATTAAATTATTAGAAAAGAGGAAATGA
- a CDS encoding staygreen family protein, with the protein MNRLDPSKLSVEFRNCITYTKPVLDRYYTLTHSDITGELFLTIDYYYAYDKITSMRDEVFGQWTKVNDRYFLNIYLCIDGEGNIETIPIRDMIFRRELPLALEAIRYGDKEFFYKYPLLDSSNIIVYFISNIPYYNKIEHWGKPLDYKYSE; encoded by the coding sequence ATGAATAGATTAGATCCAAGTAAACTATCTGTAGAGTTTAGAAATTGCATTACGTATACTAAACCTGTTTTGGATAGGTATTACACATTAACTCACTCAGATATAACAGGAGAGCTTTTTCTTACCATAGATTATTACTATGCATATGATAAAATAACTTCAATGCGGGATGAAGTATTTGGACAGTGGACTAAAGTAAATGATAGATATTTTCTAAATATATATTTATGTATAGACGGAGAAGGAAATATAGAAACCATTCCCATAAGAGACATGATATTTAGAAGAGAGCTACCTCTAGCACTTGAGGCTATTAGATATGGAGATAAAGAATTTTTTTATAAATATCCACTACTAGATAGTTCTAATATAATAGTTTACTTTATTTCTAATATACCGTACTACAATAAAATTGAACATTGGGGAAAACCTTTAGATTATAAATATAGTGAGTAG